In Paenibacillus xylanilyticus, the genomic window CCATACCCGATTCCTCTGCAATCTGTTCTACTCCTTGCTGCATGTCCAAATCAACTGTGGTCTCTACCTTTAAAGGATAGTGACTATTTCTCGGGGCAATTACCCTAGGTGCGTATTCGGGAATAATCTCTCCTGATCCGGTAACCATTCGAGTCAGCAAGGTTGGACCCATGCCCATCAACAGGGGATCAAGCGTCCTTTCCAGTCCAGCTGCACCCGACTTCAGCGCAAAAGGTTGTTTCACTTCAACTGTATGTTGATCTCTCACTCTCAGAACTTCAGGTTGTTCAGCCAGGTAACCCAACCATTGCCTTCCTGTACGGCTCTTGTCATAGCGTGACATCACGGGGTATACGCTGGCTCCATCTCCTTCGAATTCCTGAAGTTTCGCTAGTTGGGCCTTGTCCAAAACCATGGGTTGATGTGTGCCTGCGGTCCAGAAATGAGGGGCGTCTCCCTCCTCCCACTCTTTAATCAGGTGTGTTGTATCCGTATGTAGTATGGCTGCCAGCCGCTTCAATCTGACGTTTGTCGTACTCATCACCGATTGGACATGCCCATGTGCAAAGTGCGGAAAAAGCACAACACCCCACTGCAGGCTTCCTGTCAGTGATTTTCCCTTACGGTCTGTGATTTGTCCTCGGCCTGAATCAAGCATAACGCCCCGTTCACGCTGCAATACAGACATCTCACGTACCGTTCGTTGGAATCCCGGCATGACTCGATTCACCTGAACCATCTGAATCCAACCAAGACGAAGGATAAGGATTGCAAAAATGATGGTCAGGAAGACACAACCCATATAAATTCTTCTTTTTAGTTGTACATGCATGCTTCCTTATCCCCCTTCTTCATTTTTCTGCATAGTATGCTTCATCGCATCTGGGATTATCCGGAAAACAGCAACAAACCTGCTCCAGAAACGGAACAGGTTTGTTGAAGAGATTTCACACTATTTGTATTTGATTATACCGTAAAGCGTGACAGTGTATTTTTCAGTTCAGTGGATACATTCTCGAGCTTATCGGACAAGTTTACTAACTGATTGCTGATATTCTGCTGCTCGCTGCTCAAGGAAGCCACTTCTTCAGAGGTTGCAGAGGATTCCTCGGCAACTGCGCTTACATTACTCATCGCCTCAGACAACGTACCTTGAGACTTGCTCAGATCCCCGATGGAGTCCGTAACCATGCCCAGCTTCTCTACAAACGCACCCATCTGTTCTTGAACCGAAGCAAAGATCACATTGGTATCTTTAACGGCATCCATTTGCTCTCTGAACAAAGGATTAACATTGGACAACGCAGCCACCGTTTCGTTCATCTCATGCATGATCTTATCGGTTATCTCGCCCACCATGTCAATGGACTGTCTGGATTGCTCGGCGAGTTGACGAACCTCACCAGCAACAACCATGAATCCGCGCCCGGCTGCTCCAGCACGTGCTGCTTCAATGGTGGCATTCAGAGACAGAATATTCGTCTGCTTTGTAATATTCTGAAGCACATCCAGAACCTTAAGAACGGAAGATGTACTCTCTTTCAGGGAGTCCACCTTGTTCACCAGAGCACCAATCATCTCTTCGGTCTTCTGCGTCTTCGTTATTAACTGATTCAAGTGCTGTGTGCCTGTCTCACTGGATTGCTCTACATGACGGGCCGATTGTCCCATCTCCTCGTTCGCGGCTACAACGCTCTGCATCTGACGTGAAATATTATCGGTCAATTCATTCCCACGCTCGGCTTCCGTAGCCAGACTGCTTGCGCCACCTGCAATCTCTTCTGTTGCCACTGCAATCTCCGATGCAGAAATGGCTGTCTTCTTGGATGCATTACTTAGCTCGGAAGCGGTATCCAGCACCTCCTGTGCGGAACGATTCGTTTGCTCAACCAGCTTCGTGATCTGTTCCATCATCAGATTGAAGGCGGCTGATAATTGACCAATTTCATCTTTGGAGGTAAATGGTGTACGTACCTTCAGATTTCCTTTGGCACCTTCCTGCATGAGGTCTTTCAATTTTCCAAGCGGACGGGCAATCATGCGTACCATCCATACCCCAATCAGTACCGCAATTGCCGCATCGACCAACGCCATCCATAAGGTCAGCGTCAGAATGCCTTTGGCATCCTTAACCAGCATTGAAGTAGGTACCATTCCAATCAATTTCCAATCCGATGTTTCCATCGTGCTGTAAACGACAAGCATATCGGTAGATTTCCCATCAACCGCATACGCTGCATTGGTACTGCCTGTCTTTTCAGTCAATTCTCCGTAAAATGCGAGCTCTGTCTCCTTACCTGTGCGGTCAGCAATCGTTGAGGCAACAATTTTTTTATCCGGAGCAATAAGCTGAATCACAGCTCCCTCTCCAAGATTAAGCGATTTCAACTGTTCCTCCAAAACTTCCAGTTTCAACTCAATCACCAAGACATAGGACTGATTTGTCCCCTGCAGGTTTTTCATGGAACGGGCTATTCGGAACGTTGGCGCACTTCCGTCTTCTTTAATTTCTGTTGGAAGCCAGCGATATCCGCCGGACTGTACAATTTCGTTATACCAAGCTTCGCTGCGAATATTACCCATGGAAGAACTGCTGCTGCCCGTTCCCATGGTGGACTTGTTTTCATCCGTGGGTACCAGATAAATCGCTTCCATAGATTTATTTGTAAAAGCAACATTGGATAGCTGTTTATTGATCGAGCTTGAATTGATGAACATATCATATGCTGTCAAATCTTTATTAGACATGTTTTGCAACAAGGATTGCATCTCCGGATCAAAGAAGATCTGGGTTGACGTATCCACAAAACGCTCCAGAATGATATCCATTTTTTCTTTGGTTTGATCAATCGTTTCCTGGTTTGCCCGGGAGGCATTTTCCTCAATAGTGTTTTTGGCTTTCGAGTAGGATAATAGACCCAAACTAATAACAAAAATCATAATCCCCGCAAAAAAGATTAAGAATAGTTTGACCCCTACAGATTTAACCGGATTTGCCTTTCTGACCTGAGTTAACGTTGTCCCTCCCATCTTATTCCACTGGATCTTTTTCCAATCCAGCTTAAATGGCTTCTTATTCGATGGTTTTTCCGTCTTGCTTTTGAAGAAGCTCAATTTCTTAAACTTTTGCTCTCTCGGTTTTTTTTCCTTCACTGGTTTCTCCACCTTTTCCCCACTGTCCTTCTGCTTCTTTTGAACCAATTCCATTCACCTGCCATTTTGCTAGTTGTTTTTCTTTCTCTCCCCTATAAATATGTAATATTCGACAGTTTTCCCCTTTCCCCTTTTGTTTTTAAAAAATATTTTGCAACTTTTTTCCTATTTTTCTATAAAAAAAAGCCCCCCATATACCGATATACGGAGGGCTAAATCGTTAGATTCATAACAACATATTGTTAATTCATAACACAATTTTGTTATCGATAGGTCATTTAACCTAT contains:
- a CDS encoding methyl-accepting chemotaxis protein, yielding MELVQKKQKDSGEKVEKPVKEKKPREQKFKKLSFFKSKTEKPSNKKPFKLDWKKIQWNKMGGTTLTQVRKANPVKSVGVKLFLIFFAGIMIFVISLGLLSYSKAKNTIEENASRANQETIDQTKEKMDIILERFVDTSTQIFFDPEMQSLLQNMSNKDLTAYDMFINSSSINKQLSNVAFTNKSMEAIYLVPTDENKSTMGTGSSSSSMGNIRSEAWYNEIVQSGGYRWLPTEIKEDGSAPTFRIARSMKNLQGTNQSYVLVIELKLEVLEEQLKSLNLGEGAVIQLIAPDKKIVASTIADRTGKETELAFYGELTEKTGSTNAAYAVDGKSTDMLVVYSTMETSDWKLIGMVPTSMLVKDAKGILTLTLWMALVDAAIAVLIGVWMVRMIARPLGKLKDLMQEGAKGNLKVRTPFTSKDEIGQLSAAFNLMMEQITKLVEQTNRSAQEVLDTASELSNASKKTAISASEIAVATEEIAGGASSLATEAERGNELTDNISRQMQSVVAANEEMGQSARHVEQSSETGTQHLNQLITKTQKTEEMIGALVNKVDSLKESTSSVLKVLDVLQNITKQTNILSLNATIEAARAGAAGRGFMVVAGEVRQLAEQSRQSIDMVGEITDKIMHEMNETVAALSNVNPLFREQMDAVKDTNVIFASVQEQMGAFVEKLGMVTDSIGDLSKSQGTLSEAMSNVSAVAEESSATSEEVASLSSEQQNISNQLVNLSDKLENVSTELKNTLSRFTV